A window of the Cytophagaceae bacterium genome harbors these coding sequences:
- a CDS encoding SusD/RagB family nutrient-binding outer membrane lipoprotein gives MKKLSLIIIGILGLTISSCETDFSALEKDPNRPVNVPASLILKEVEYALYNSTGRPFSAEMRWNQFYCSNYNYYATNEYTWSEMPNHFYTLKNVIKMEEEAIRSGEAAKNPYSALGKFFRAFYYDQMSKRVGDLPLTEALAGTENFAPKYDDQKAVYKQILTWLDESNTEMAELIASGKSNVTGDIYFGGDLKKWQKAVNAFQLRILTTLSSKESDSDLNIKGRFSSIINNPSKYPLLASNDESLLFNSNQNNKYPSNPDNFGFDATRQNMSQAYVERLTERNDPRVFLTCEPAGSELKSGKKPSDFSAYKGASSAEDLADMSFKAGTSNGADFAPGQYSFQNRNRYYTNYVGEATFIVGYPEMCFNIAEGLHRSWATGAAADWYEKGVKASLGFYGIKEGNNTFTYSKTGGKNATDFATFSYNFNTADYLSQPNVKYSAEKGLENILTQKYLAFFMNSGMEAYFNWRRTGFPTLYQGVGNGNSNRIAVRWQYPLSERTTNTTNYKAAIDRQFGGKDDINDKMWLLK, from the coding sequence ATGAAAAAATTATCATTAATAATAATCGGAATATTGGGCTTGACTATTTCAAGCTGCGAAACAGATTTTTCAGCACTTGAAAAAGACCCCAACAGACCAGTAAATGTACCTGCTTCATTGATTTTGAAAGAAGTAGAATATGCTTTGTACAACAGCACTGGCAGGCCATTTTCGGCAGAAATGCGTTGGAATCAATTTTATTGCTCCAATTATAACTATTATGCTACCAATGAATATACATGGTCAGAAATGCCTAACCATTTTTACACATTGAAAAATGTTATTAAAATGGAAGAAGAAGCCATCAGGTCTGGAGAAGCCGCTAAAAATCCTTATTCCGCCCTTGGTAAATTCTTCAGAGCGTTTTATTATGACCAAATGAGCAAAAGAGTGGGGGATTTACCTTTAACTGAAGCTCTTGCAGGTACAGAAAACTTTGCACCGAAATACGATGATCAAAAAGCAGTTTACAAGCAAATCCTGACCTGGTTGGATGAGTCAAATACAGAAATGGCAGAATTGATTGCAAGTGGAAAATCAAATGTAACCGGTGATATTTATTTTGGTGGCGATCTGAAAAAATGGCAAAAAGCGGTAAATGCATTTCAATTAAGAATACTTACTACGCTTAGTTCAAAAGAGTCTGATTCGGATTTAAACATAAAAGGAAGGTTTAGCAGCATAATCAATAATCCTTCGAAATACCCATTATTAGCCTCAAATGATGAGAGTTTATTATTTAACAGTAACCAAAATAATAAATATCCATCAAACCCTGATAACTTCGGTTTTGATGCTACACGTCAAAATATGTCACAAGCTTATGTGGAAAGATTGACAGAACGTAATGACCCTCGGGTATTTTTAACTTGCGAGCCGGCAGGTTCTGAACTTAAATCAGGAAAAAAACCAAGTGATTTTAGTGCCTATAAAGGTGCCAGTTCTGCCGAAGACCTTGCTGATATGTCATTTAAAGCGGGTACCAGCAATGGTGCTGACTTTGCACCTGGTCAATATTCTTTTCAAAATCGTAACAGATATTACACCAACTACGTAGGTGAAGCTACATTTATCGTGGGTTACCCTGAAATGTGTTTCAATATTGCTGAAGGATTGCACCGTAGTTGGGCTACAGGAGCAGCTGCTGATTGGTATGAAAAAGGAGTAAAAGCATCTTTAGGATTTTATGGTATCAAAGAAGGCAACAACACCTTTACATATTCAAAAACAGGTGGTAAAAATGCAACTGATTTTGCCACATTCAGCTATAATTTCAATACGGCTGATTATTTATCGCAGCCCAATGTGAAATATTCTGCTGAAAAAGGTTTGGAGAATATCCTGACTCAAAAATATCTGGCATTTTTCATGAACTCAGGAATGGAAGCCTATTTCAACTGGAGACGCACCGGATTCCCTACTTTGTATCAGGGTGTGGGTAACGGTAACTCCAACCGCATCGCAGTGAGATGGCAATATCCTTTGAGCGAAAGAACTACAAATACCACTAATTACAAAGCTGCCATTGATCGCCAGTTTGGGGGCAAAGATGACATCAATGACAAAATGTGGTTGTTAAAATAA
- a CDS encoding phosphohydrolase — translation MEKTIREIKKIFTLKGGEAYYGEKISQYEHGAQCLLLALSEDQAIDMQVAAFLHDIGHMIEDPLMQGQDMDGFGNKDHELIAKNWLKERGFSEKIQTVVYNHVEAKRYLCFADKEYYDSLSDASKKTLEFQGGIMTENEAISFKEAPYFEESILLRKWDDLGKIPNTPLPDLEDILEIIRRYLRTI, via the coding sequence ATGGAAAAGACAATTCGGGAGATAAAAAAAATCTTTACCCTAAAAGGAGGGGAAGCCTACTATGGTGAGAAAATCTCACAATATGAGCATGGAGCCCAATGCCTCTTGTTGGCACTGAGTGAAGATCAGGCCATTGATATGCAGGTGGCAGCATTTCTGCACGATATCGGGCATATGATCGAAGATCCATTAATGCAAGGTCAGGATATGGATGGTTTTGGAAATAAAGATCATGAGTTAATTGCCAAAAACTGGTTAAAAGAACGAGGTTTTTCTGAAAAAATACAGACGGTTGTATATAACCATGTAGAAGCCAAAAGATATCTGTGCTTTGCAGATAAAGAATATTATGACAGCCTTTCAGATGCCAGTAAAAAAACGCTGGAATTTCAGGGAGGTATTATGACAGAAAATGAAGCAATTTCATTTAAAGAAGCACCCTATTTTGAAGAAAGTATTTTGCTTAGGAAATGGGATGATCTCGGAAAAATCCCCAATACTCCCCTACCCGACCTCGAAGATATACTTGAAATAATCAGGAGATACCTAAGGACAATCTGA
- a CDS encoding TIGR03364 family FAD-dependent oxidoreductase → MMKYDLIIVGAGVMGTFHAFHAAKKGKKVLLLEKNARPVGSTIQNFGQVVPSGLDPFWQKYGRRSLEIYNELQNTEDLTLVKNGSVYIASDEDELLLIKELQQINDNLVYKSELLDANQTALKFPDINKEYIRGSIFFADEFSVDSSKFIYKVLSFCQKYYEVDYRPNSTVTDIKETQGEVYIKTAAGKIFCGREVIVCGGYETSILYPEIFEDSGLEMVKLQMLKTIPLHHIDLKSNILTGLTIRRYEAFESCPSFHQITTPQKYQDLKAEGIHILFKQLPDKSIIIGDSHHYAPVTDTESLGLGVNERVNKLMKEEARKIINVKDEEYAQSWAGYYVQHPDGIFEFQVSEHVSIRTGIGGKGMTSCAGYTEEKINELFPD, encoded by the coding sequence ATTATGAAATACGATTTAATAATAGTTGGTGCCGGAGTGATGGGGACATTCCACGCTTTTCATGCCGCAAAAAAAGGTAAAAAAGTGCTTTTGCTTGAAAAAAATGCCAGGCCTGTCGGGTCAACCATTCAAAATTTTGGTCAGGTGGTTCCTTCCGGTTTAGATCCTTTCTGGCAGAAATACGGTCGTAGAAGCCTGGAAATCTACAACGAACTGCAAAATACTGAAGACTTAACTTTGGTAAAAAATGGCAGTGTTTATATTGCTTCTGATGAAGATGAATTGCTTTTAATCAAAGAGCTGCAACAAATTAATGACAATTTGGTTTATAAAAGCGAGTTGCTTGATGCTAACCAAACGGCCCTGAAATTTCCGGATATAAATAAAGAATACATCAGAGGGTCTATTTTTTTTGCCGACGAATTCAGTGTAGATTCTTCTAAATTTATTTACAAAGTGCTATCATTTTGTCAAAAATATTATGAAGTAGATTACAGACCCAATAGTACCGTAACAGATATAAAAGAAACTCAGGGTGAGGTATATATCAAAACTGCAGCAGGGAAAATATTTTGTGGAAGGGAAGTTATTGTTTGCGGAGGTTACGAGACTTCCATTTTGTATCCTGAAATATTTGAAGACAGTGGCCTTGAAATGGTAAAACTTCAAATGCTAAAAACTATACCACTTCATCATATTGATTTGAAATCTAATATTCTCACCGGACTTACAATCAGAAGATATGAGGCATTTGAAAGTTGCCCTTCATTTCACCAGATTACAACCCCACAAAAATATCAGGATTTAAAAGCCGAAGGAATCCATATTCTTTTCAAGCAATTGCCCGACAAAAGTATCATTATTGGAGATTCACACCATTATGCTCCTGTCACCGATACTGAAAGCCTGGGTTTGGGTGTAAATGAAAGGGTAAACAAACTTATGAAAGAGGAAGCCCGTAAAATTATTAATGTTAAAGATGAAGAATATGCTCAATCCTGGGCGGGTTATTATGTGCAGCACCCCGATGGAATATTTGAATTCCAGGTTTCAGAACATGTTTCCATCAGGACCGGAATCGGTGGCAAGGGAATGACGAGTTGTGCAGGATATACTGAAGAAAAAATCAATGAACTATTTCCAGATTGA
- a CDS encoding HAD hydrolase-like protein: MSNIKMVAFDMAGTTVRDQKEVETCFAMACVKMGLKTSVERILSLQGYAKREVFNLLWSEQIGRSDPNLKHIVDESYLTFCEILEDHYYHSEIVPTDYTLEVFEYLKSKDIKIALTTGFYRKVANIILEKLGWLQDLDNQYIAQNKNAIIDISVTPDEVIAGRPNPAMLIRAMQVFGIKDPFEVINIGDTPVDILFGKNASVKYAFAVTNGTHSESQLTGLGADALLKNIGELKMYI; encoded by the coding sequence ATGTCAAATATAAAGATGGTGGCCTTTGACATGGCCGGAACTACTGTAAGAGATCAAAAAGAAGTGGAAACCTGTTTTGCAATGGCATGTGTGAAAATGGGTTTAAAGACTTCTGTTGAAAGAATTTTGTCTCTTCAGGGTTACGCCAAAAGAGAGGTTTTTAATTTACTGTGGTCTGAGCAAATTGGTCGTAGCGACCCAAATCTGAAACATATTGTAGATGAATCCTATCTGACTTTTTGTGAAATCCTGGAAGATCATTATTATCATTCTGAAATAGTTCCAACTGACTATACGCTTGAGGTTTTTGAATATTTAAAATCAAAAGATATAAAAATCGCTTTAACCACCGGATTCTACCGAAAAGTGGCCAACATAATACTTGAAAAACTGGGCTGGCTACAGGATTTGGATAATCAATATATTGCACAAAACAAAAATGCTATTATTGATATTTCAGTCACACCCGATGAAGTAATTGCCGGAAGGCCTAATCCCGCAATGTTAATCAGAGCAATGCAGGTTTTTGGCATAAAAGATCCTTTTGAGGTAATTAATATCGGAGATACGCCTGTTGATATACTTTTTGGAAAAAATGCCAGTGTGAAATATGCCTTTGCAGTTACCAATGGTACTCATTCCGAATCACAATTGACAGGCCTGGGTGCCGATGCTCTTTTGAAAAATATTGGAGAACTTAAAATGTACATTTAA
- a CDS encoding metallophosphoesterase: MQRRSLIKNLALITGGLSVPSALKAQLSNRPIRIAHITDTHIQPHIGAAKGFEKCLHHIQSLDHVPDMLINGGDAIMGLHGASENSIDRQWDLFGKVLKSENGLPIHHCVGNHDIFRKDNNKDNFESGKLEAMNQLEIDKSYYEINKENWKILVLDSIQSKTEGKGYQGKIDEKQFNWLKSRLEQSQVEQKFVMIVSHIPILSACVFLDGKNFKNGEWRVPETWMHGDAEELIELFDNYPNIKLAISGHIHLNDRIDYNSVTYFCNGAVSGNWWMGNYKKTAPGYALIDLFPDGTFSNQYLKYS, translated from the coding sequence ATGCAGAGACGTAGTCTAATCAAAAATCTGGCATTAATTACCGGTGGCCTGAGTGTGCCGTCTGCTTTAAAAGCCCAATTATCAAACCGCCCGATCAGGATTGCCCATATTACTGACACGCATATTCAACCTCATATCGGTGCAGCAAAAGGATTTGAAAAATGCCTACATCATATTCAATCTCTCGACCACGTACCCGATATGCTCATCAATGGTGGGGATGCTATCATGGGTTTACATGGTGCCAGCGAAAACAGTATTGATCGACAGTGGGATTTGTTTGGGAAAGTATTGAAAAGTGAAAATGGCTTGCCTATTCATCATTGCGTTGGGAATCATGATATTTTCAGGAAAGACAACAATAAAGATAATTTTGAATCTGGGAAGCTGGAAGCAATGAACCAGCTTGAAATTGATAAATCATATTACGAAATCAACAAAGAAAACTGGAAAATATTGGTTTTAGACAGTATTCAAAGCAAAACAGAAGGAAAAGGATATCAGGGAAAAATAGACGAAAAACAGTTTAACTGGCTCAAATCCAGACTTGAGCAAAGCCAGGTTGAACAAAAATTTGTGATGATAGTGTCGCATATACCGATTTTGTCTGCTTGTGTTTTTTTAGATGGCAAAAATTTTAAAAACGGAGAATGGAGAGTTCCGGAAACCTGGATGCATGGTGATGCTGAAGAATTGATTGAACTATTTGACAACTACCCCAACATCAAGTTGGCGATTAGCGGGCACATACATCTCAATGACCGCATAGACTATAATTCGGTGACCTACTTTTGCAATGGTGCCGTAAGTGGAAACTGGTGGATGGGGAATTACAAAAAGACTGCTCCGGGTTATGCTTTGATAGATCTGTTTCCTGATGGTACTTTTTCAAATCAATACTTAAAATATTCCTGA
- a CDS encoding phosphoglyceromutase encodes MKTLCRFIIFSFLFLLKNISIAQNAENVILFTTDGLRWQEVFGGIDTLIASNQQFSSDKSGLMKKYYDADINLRRQKLMPFFWSKIAIDGTVLGNRWKGNFMDVENNYWFSYPGYNEMLTGYADSLVNSNDKKPNQNITVFEFLNQKKEFEGKIAAFSTWDVFPYIINTERNKIPVNAGHDLVTQNPGPTQNLLNDIQMLAPKGHAERHDFITYFQAREYLKSNQPKVLYISLDDTDGLAHAGKYDDYLEAAHAYDNYLKDLWELCKSMPQYKDKTTFILTTDHGRGDKTKSEWTSHGIRIKGASQIWAAAIGPNIAKKGEVQKGGNTFQSQIAATVAKTLGIDFIKTKDIPQKSISDNLTIFH; translated from the coding sequence ATGAAAACTCTTTGCCGATTTATAATTTTTAGTTTTCTATTTTTATTAAAAAATATTTCAATAGCCCAAAACGCCGAAAATGTAATTCTATTTACAACAGACGGGCTGCGTTGGCAGGAAGTATTTGGCGGAATCGACACCCTTATTGCCTCAAACCAACAATTTTCTTCAGACAAAAGCGGTCTGATGAAGAAATACTACGATGCAGATATAAACCTTAGAAGACAAAAATTAATGCCCTTTTTCTGGTCCAAAATTGCAATAGATGGTACGGTACTTGGCAACCGCTGGAAAGGCAATTTTATGGATGTTGAAAACAATTATTGGTTTAGCTACCCGGGTTACAATGAAATGCTCACCGGTTATGCCGACAGCCTGGTGAATTCCAACGACAAAAAGCCAAACCAAAACATAACCGTTTTTGAGTTTCTAAATCAAAAAAAGGAATTTGAGGGAAAAATTGCTGCCTTTTCTACCTGGGACGTATTTCCTTATATCATAAATACTGAAAGAAATAAAATTCCGGTTAACGCCGGTCATGACCTTGTAACTCAAAATCCGGGTCCCACACAAAATCTTCTCAACGATATTCAAATGCTGGCACCCAAAGGACATGCAGAACGGCATGATTTTATTACTTATTTCCAGGCAAGAGAATATCTGAAAAGTAATCAACCTAAAGTGCTTTATATTTCACTTGATGATACTGATGGTTTGGCTCATGCAGGCAAATATGATGATTATCTGGAGGCTGCACATGCTTATGACAACTACCTGAAAGACCTTTGGGAGCTGTGCAAGTCAATGCCTCAATACAAAGACAAAACCACTTTTATACTTACTACTGACCATGGTCGGGGTGACAAAACCAAATCGGAATGGACGAGCCATGGCATAAGAATCAAAGGTGCATCGCAGATATGGGCAGCAGCAATAGGGCCAAATATTGCCAAAAAAGGTGAAGTACAAAAAGGTGGAAATACTTTTCAATCTCAAATAGCCGCAACAGTAGCCAAAACTCTGGGCATCGATTTTATAAAAACCAAAGATATACCCCAAAAATCTATTTCAGACAACCTGACAATATTCCACTAA
- a CDS encoding glycosyl transferase — protein sequence MEIGFIIQGEGRGHQTQAVALSEILVKNGHKVVFALAGTADIKKQSVLLKNCPNFEVLPFLSPSLAYNQKTKELSILKTVTDSLPRLPQYFKSLKVIKNMVETYQPDVIVNFYDFLGGIFSGFLNRFDVPVVCIGHQYLLLNSVFEYPQNQRLDRFFVNFNTKITSLKADKMLALSFRKFWSEKNIHTVPPLLRSELKLQEVYNENFILVYVTQPELITDVITQCKLYPEENFEMFVDLKDDIMLPANLKINPISNSLFLERMAACKGLISTAGFESVCEAMYLSKPVMMVPVKNHYEQKCNAFDGEMSGAGIFSENIDFGKFLNYLKSDKYQSKNHRKWFDQTENMFLNELESLVKGENLAIQK from the coding sequence ATGGAAATTGGATTTATAATTCAGGGAGAAGGCCGCGGGCACCAAACTCAGGCGGTGGCTTTGTCAGAAATTTTAGTTAAAAATGGCCACAAGGTAGTTTTTGCCCTGGCCGGGACTGCAGATATTAAAAAGCAATCGGTGTTGTTGAAAAATTGCCCCAATTTTGAGGTTTTACCCTTTTTGAGTCCCTCACTTGCTTATAATCAAAAAACCAAAGAGCTTAGCATTCTGAAAACCGTTACAGATTCACTTCCTCGTTTGCCTCAGTATTTTAAAAGCCTGAAGGTGATAAAAAATATGGTGGAGACCTATCAGCCAGATGTAATCGTAAATTTCTATGATTTTTTGGGAGGAATATTTTCTGGTTTTTTAAACCGTTTTGATGTGCCGGTTGTATGTATAGGTCACCAATATCTATTGCTCAACAGTGTGTTTGAATATCCTCAAAATCAAAGATTAGATCGCTTCTTTGTAAACTTCAATACAAAAATTACCTCTTTGAAAGCTGATAAAATGCTGGCTTTGTCTTTCAGGAAGTTTTGGTCAGAGAAAAATATTCATACTGTGCCGCCGCTGCTAAGGTCTGAATTAAAACTACAAGAGGTTTACAATGAGAACTTTATTCTGGTTTATGTTACTCAACCCGAATTGATTACCGATGTTATAACTCAATGCAAACTTTACCCGGAAGAGAATTTTGAGATGTTTGTGGATTTGAAAGATGATATAATGCTACCGGCCAATCTGAAAATAAACCCTATCTCCAATTCTCTATTTTTGGAACGTATGGCTGCTTGTAAGGGGCTGATCAGTACAGCAGGCTTTGAGTCTGTTTGTGAGGCCATGTATTTAAGTAAGCCCGTAATGATGGTGCCGGTAAAGAACCATTATGAGCAAAAATGCAATGCCTTCGATGGAGAAATGTCTGGAGCCGGAATATTCTCTGAAAATATAGATTTTGGAAAGTTTCTTAACTATTTGAAATCTGACAAATATCAAAGTAAAAATCACCGTAAATGGTTTGATCAAACTGAAAACATGTTTTTGAATGAACTTGAGAGTTTGGTTAAAGGTGAAAACCTGGCTATTCAAAAATAG
- a CDS encoding UDP-2,3-diacylglucosamine diphosphatase: protein MSDLHLGSSGAKAVEATEFLKLNTCERLILNGDIIDAWQLKKYGSWKKTHTGFFRVVLKMMEKMNTKVYYIRGNHDDFLDQVLPLVVGKNFQIRRDMILKSKNRKFLITHGDIFDSVTSHMKWLAHLGDYGYTFLLWLNKFYNKYRTLRGLPYYSLSQAIKQKVKAAVNFISDFEIKLTELARSKGCDGVICGHIHKPAMKEIDGIWYFNSGDWVETLSALVEDHNGNWDVVYFHKVEKLEIISEKLVVEFPLGSTVIAS from the coding sequence ATGTCTGACCTGCATTTGGGCTCAAGTGGTGCCAAAGCAGTAGAAGCGACTGAATTTTTGAAGTTAAATACCTGCGAAAGATTAATTCTCAACGGCGATATCATTGATGCCTGGCAGCTAAAGAAATACGGGTCATGGAAGAAAACCCACACAGGATTTTTCAGGGTAGTATTAAAGATGATGGAGAAAATGAACACCAAAGTCTATTATATCAGGGGTAACCACGACGATTTTCTTGACCAGGTGTTGCCTCTTGTGGTGGGAAAAAACTTCCAGATCAGACGTGATATGATTCTGAAATCTAAAAACCGGAAATTTTTGATTACCCATGGTGATATTTTTGACTCGGTGACTTCGCATATGAAATGGCTGGCTCATCTTGGAGACTATGGCTATACTTTTTTGCTTTGGCTCAATAAGTTTTACAATAAATACCGCACTTTAAGAGGCCTGCCTTATTATTCTCTTTCGCAGGCAATCAAACAAAAAGTAAAGGCAGCCGTAAATTTTATCTCTGATTTTGAAATTAAATTAACAGAATTGGCACGCTCTAAAGGCTGTGACGGAGTAATATGCGGACACATACACAAGCCCGCGATGAAAGAGATTGATGGAATCTGGTATTTTAACTCCGGTGATTGGGTCGAAACGCTTTCCGCCCTGGTTGAGGATCATAATGGCAACTGGGACGTAGTGTATTTTCATAAAGTAGAAAAATTAGAAATCATTTCCGAAAAACTAGTGGTAGAGTTTCCCTTAGGTTCAACCGTAATCGCATCATAA
- a CDS encoding GH3 auxin-responsive promoter family protein codes for MDFTGITIKTGLKIANIIKSKKIRTIHKQQEIALRKLLKKAQDTEFGRYYDFKKILKRKNKNKLLLNFNQTIPVHTYETMYNNWWFKTRNGNSDITWPGKVKYFALSSGTSEAASKAIPVTKEMIKSIHKTSINQVISLANFTSIPASSFTKGYLLFGGSTQLNRCDDHFEGDLSGITSGKIPFWFENFYKPGKKISSERDWENKLDKIVEMAPHWDISFVAGVPAWILLLFERIISHYKVNNIQEIWPNLISFGWGGVSIEPYLDSFKKLLNPEKPFHFIETYLASEGFIAYQNKPKESLKLVTNGGIYFEFVEFNDDNFDEEGNILFDAKALTLKDVEPNKNYALLLTTCSGAWRYLIGDTIKFMDTQEALIQITGRTKHFLSVCGEHLSVENLNKAIKLLSVESNIEIKEFGVMSFKTQKSFGHHWFIGSDSTVIEPETVGTQIDNFLKILNDDYAVERNHALDEIKVSILPNNHFIDWMKANNKMGGQNKFPRVLKGKTKDNWLEFLESQKQLQA; via the coding sequence ATGGATTTTACCGGAATTACCATTAAAACTGGCCTGAAAATCGCCAATATCATCAAGTCGAAAAAAATCAGGACAATTCATAAACAACAGGAAATTGCATTACGGAAACTCCTGAAAAAAGCTCAGGATACCGAATTTGGCCGATATTATGATTTTAAGAAAATTCTGAAAAGAAAAAATAAGAATAAACTACTACTCAATTTTAATCAGACAATTCCTGTTCACACCTACGAAACCATGTACAATAACTGGTGGTTCAAAACACGAAATGGAAACTCTGACATCACCTGGCCCGGAAAAGTAAAATATTTTGCCTTGAGTTCAGGCACATCAGAAGCAGCCTCCAAAGCCATTCCGGTAACAAAAGAAATGATAAAGTCGATACATAAAACCAGTATCAACCAGGTCATTTCTCTGGCAAACTTCACATCCATTCCGGCTTCCAGTTTTACAAAGGGTTATTTGTTGTTTGGAGGCAGCACTCAGCTTAACCGTTGTGATGATCATTTTGAGGGGGACCTCAGCGGAATCACCTCTGGCAAGATTCCATTTTGGTTTGAGAATTTTTATAAACCCGGTAAAAAAATCAGCAGTGAGCGGGATTGGGAAAACAAACTCGATAAAATTGTGGAAATGGCACCACATTGGGACATTTCATTTGTAGCTGGAGTTCCCGCATGGATTTTACTTTTATTCGAAAGAATCATCTCACATTATAAAGTAAACAACATACAGGAAATTTGGCCCAATCTCATTTCCTTTGGTTGGGGTGGTGTTTCAATCGAACCATATCTTGACAGTTTCAAAAAATTACTAAATCCCGAAAAGCCATTTCATTTTATAGAGACTTATCTTGCTTCAGAGGGATTTATCGCTTATCAGAATAAACCCAAAGAAAGTTTAAAACTGGTCACCAATGGAGGCATCTATTTCGAGTTTGTAGAATTTAATGATGATAATTTTGATGAGGAAGGAAATATTCTTTTCGATGCCAAAGCACTTACATTAAAAGATGTTGAACCAAACAAAAACTATGCTTTACTCCTTACAACCTGCTCAGGTGCCTGGCGATATTTGATTGGCGACACTATCAAATTTATGGATACCCAAGAAGCTTTGATACAGATTACCGGTCGCACAAAACATTTTTTGAGCGTTTGTGGTGAACACCTATCTGTCGAAAACCTCAACAAAGCCATCAAACTTTTATCAGTTGAAAGTAATATAGAAATCAAGGAATTTGGGGTAATGTCATTTAAAACCCAAAAAAGCTTTGGTCATCATTGGTTTATTGGATCTGATTCAACGGTGATTGAACCAGAAACCGTGGGGACACAAATTGATAATTTTCTTAAAATTCTGAATGATGATTATGCAGTTGAGCGGAATCATGCATTGGACGAAATTAAAGTCTCTATTTTACCTAATAATCACTTTATTGATTGGATGAAAGCCAACAACAAAATGGGAGGCCAAAATAAATTCCCGAGAGTATTAAAAGGCAAAACCAAAGATAACTGGCTGGAGTTTTTGGAATCACAAAAGCAACTTCAAGCCTAA
- a CDS encoding LysE family transporter — protein MFYIYSGLSSGLVLGAGVGNVKITLIKNTLESGIKSGMVLLAGVALSDMVLITLVNISDRLFKIRENWQQIIFSGTGVVFIILGLFLFIKTLFWTNAEDDTRFKNFRNLNPFIIGFLINTLNPYNYLTWMGFLVFLNKLKAGFEDKLLFFFFALLGMMIIDGLIVLNIKKANWLLKYKKQLSILNALIFIGLGLKLLL, from the coding sequence ATGTTTTACATTTATTCAGGATTGAGTTCAGGGCTTGTTTTGGGTGCTGGAGTAGGTAATGTGAAAATTACTTTGATTAAAAATACACTCGAATCAGGGATAAAATCGGGAATGGTACTTTTGGCAGGAGTGGCTTTGTCTGATATGGTGCTAATTACACTCGTAAATATCAGCGACAGACTTTTTAAAATCAGAGAGAATTGGCAACAGATTATTTTTTCCGGGACAGGGGTAGTTTTTATAATCCTTGGGCTTTTCCTTTTTATAAAAACATTATTTTGGACAAATGCGGAGGACGATACCAGATTTAAGAATTTTAGAAACTTAAATCCATTTATTATTGGATTTTTAATCAATACCTTAAATCCGTATAATTACCTGACCTGGATGGGATTTCTTGTTTTCTTAAATAAACTGAAAGCAGGTTTTGAAGACAAACTTCTCTTTTTCTTTTTTGCTCTATTGGGAATGATGATTATTGATGGACTGATTGTACTAAATATCAAAAAAGCCAACTGGTTATTGAAATACAAAAAACAGCTGTCTATTCTTAATGCTTTGATATTTATTGGTTTAGGCTTGAAGTTGCTTTTGTGA